Below is a window of bacterium DNA.
TGCATGCGATCCTGCTCGCGAAGGGGCGAGGGGTTGCGCCCGGGGCCAGGCTCGGCCGACCAGGAGCGATCGATCTCGCACCCAGTGTGGCCGCGCTGCTTGGGATCGATCCTCCGGGCGCGTCCGAGGGTGAGATCATCCCCGGGCTGGGGGCGCCGCTCAGCGAACCCCGCGCCGCAACGCTCGCTCCGTGAAGAGATCCGGGTCGATCTCGGTGGCGTAGTCCACCTCCGAGATTCGGAACACGGTTCGGTGTCCGTTCTTGTGGGTCTCCACTTCGATGTGGTGGGCGGTCCAGATCCCATCGACCTGGCGGATCTCGCCGACGATTGCGCTCTTCTTCGGGCGCCCCGCTGCGTCGATGTACTCGGCGCGTCGCGCGATCCAGATCTCGGGATCGACCCAGTAGGTGACTTTTCCGTAGCCAACTGCCCGCGCCGTTTCGTCGTCTACGGGAACGGCCTCGACGACGACGCAGCGGGCCTCGCCGCAGGCTTCTTCGCGTAGGGTCGTCCAGCGGTAGTCCTGGGCGGAAACCTTGGTCTCGTTCTTCATGTCCTCATAGCTCATGTCGGTGCCGAGAAAATTCTTGCCTCGATCCCTGGCGGCAATGCGTCGAACTTTTCGCAGAGCGGGGAGGTAGAGCCATTGGGCGTCGTCCCGTTCCGGCTCCGGAAAGTCGTGGACGAGAAATGCGGTGTCCTTGATCGTGGCCGGGCTCAGGTAGAAGAGGGCGAGGCGTTTCTCCTGGCCGAACCACCGCCGCAACAGGCGCGCACTTCGTTTTCGGGAGTGACCGCTCTTGTCGATCAGCTCCATCTCGAGCGTACGCTGCGCCGAGCTGCCGTCATCCCGCGCGTTGATGCGCCGAGCGATTTCGTCGCCGTCCGGCAGCCCCTCCGCCCCGGCCACGCCGACGAGGCCGGTGGCTGCCAGGAGCAGGATCACGCATCGCTTCACCATCCCCATTCCATCCCCATGACGGCGCGGTCGCGCCCATCGAACTCGCCGAAGACTCCGCGGCTGCGACCGTAGAAGATATCGAGGCCGGCCCACAGGGTGAGCCCGTCCCGGAGTTCGAAGCTCAGTTTGGGGCGCAGCAGTCCGTCCCCATCGTTCGTGTTGTGGATCCAGATGCCTTCCACCTGGAGGCGTTCGTTCCACAGTTCGCGGCGGGCGAGAAATGTGAGGTTGGTGTCCAGCCGATCGCGCAGCCAGCCCTTTTCGTCTCTCAGGAGCCAGCTCTGGAACACCTGGAACGAGAGCAGGGTGTCCTGGAAGCCGAACCAGTCGAGGCCGAGGACGTAGGCCAGCTCGCCAGTTCGGCCCACCAGGTCGGCATCCGATGGGTTCTCGACCGAGAGGCGTCGATCGCTCGTCCAGCCGACTTCGCCACGAACGGTGAGATCCCCGAACGCATTGCTGAAGGTGCCACCTAGCAGATGGGTGCGTCGGTAGCGCGGAGTGAACGCGACCGTCGGGCCGAAGGGGCCGGCTCCGCGCTGGCCTTCGAAGATGGGGCGGTCGGCGATGTGGTAGAGGTAGTTGAGACTCACGTCGAAGCCACCGACGAAGGCTGCCAGGCGGACACCCGCGTCGGAATCGGCCAGCAGGCGGCGCGGTCGATGGGTCGGTTCGAGAGACGCAAGGTGTCCCGGTACGGACGGCGGGAGGAAGCGGGGCGCCGTGAACTCGAAGGTTGCATCGGGTTCGGGTAGCTCGTGATAGCTCGGATCCGGAAGCCACAAGAGTTGGAGAGTCGCCTCGCCGATCGGTACCTCTGCGTTCATGGCCCAGAGCGGGATGCGTGAATCATCGAAATCATCGAGGATGAACTCGCGGAAGTCCTGGGGGTTGACGACGTCGAGAACCTTGAGGCCGTCCGCTTGACCCCAGACGATCTGCTGCTTGCCGAGGGTGAACCAGGTGCGCCCCCACTGCGTCTCGACGAAGAGCTCGCGCAGCTCGAAATCCACGTGATCGCCGGCTGAGCCACGGCGGCTGAGCGAAGACACTTCCGTCGCTCGCGCATGCCCGGGTTCGATGCGGTCGAACGCGTCCGCCCGCAGGCGACCGATGGCGGTAAGCCGCGTCTCCGGGCCGAGACCCCAATGCAGCTCCGGCTGGGCAACGATCTCGAGCTTCTGGCTATGGGGGCCCCGCAAACCCAGGGCCCATTCCGAATCGACGATGACCGAAAGTTCCGGGGGCTCCATCGCCGCGCTCGCGACCGCAACCCACACGACGGTCGCAGCCAGCCCGGCAGCGTGTCCTCGTCTCCAGCCGCTTTGCACCCCGCGCCCCCGCCTCGTCTTCGTTGCCTACGAGCCGCGGAGCGCGGAGACACTCGATAGCGTCGAAACCATGTAGGGAACGAGCACGGTAAGCCCCATCTTCAGCCATCGCGTGGAATCCAGCTCTCCCCGTAGCAGCGCATCGCCGTGGTTGATGGAAATCAAGATCACCCCAACGATCACTGCGTACATCAACGCACGCCGCACCACGCCCCGCGAACTCGCCAGCTGCAACCACTCGCTCACAGATCAAAGCCTAGGCCACAACGCAACCAGCGGGGACGGGGTTTACAATTGACTTTCCGTAGGAAAGTCAATTGTAAACCCCGTCCCCGCTGGTTGCGTTTCTCAATTCGGCGCCGGTTGCCAGTTCGACGATGCGGGAGATCTCGTGGCAGCCGTGGACCCAGGCGTGGAAGGCTTCGCGTTGGAAATCGTCGAGGGCGTACCAGAGGTTCGTGACGTAGACGGTATGCGTGGCAGGGACCAGGGCGAAGACCAGCTCCGGCAGGGCGTCGGCTGCGGAGATCGGGCACGAGGTGGTCAGGGCAGCCGGAGCGGTTCCATCGGGAAGCAGGGTCAGGGCCAGCTCGTCCAGGCGGGCACCGACCCTCGCGGGGGCTTCGAGGTCAGGTGTCGAAGTATCCGACCGGATCCAGCCCTCGGAGCCGCCGCGTCGGCGAACCCGCTTCCAGCCGCGTTCGATCGAGACGACCTCCACTCGCTCCTGGGCGGTGAGCCGTTCGAGGACCTCCGTGTCGCCATCCGGCCCATGGTGCAACTCGGTGGCGGGGCGGAGCACGATCTCCTCCCGCAAGAAGTCCGTCTCCGGCCTCCGGTCCTGCGGAGGCCAGTGTTCCGGCTCTGTATGCAAGCGGGGCGGCGGCTCCCAGGTTTCTTCGTCCCACCACTCGGGGCCTCGGGAGCTACGCCGCTCCCGCAAGGTGACGGTCGAGTCGATCACACAACGACACTCGCGATGTCTCGGCGACGCTGGGAAGATCACCTGGGCGATTCGCTCTGCACCCGCGGGAAGCCTGCCCAACCCGTCCACCGAATTCATGAAGAGCGCGCGATTCGTGCCGGGCTCGAAGGCACCACACTGGAGATCCGTCAGCTCGGCCGGCTCCTCGCCGGTGCGGATCCGCACGCGTGCGACGCGGAGGTCGCGCTGGCCTGCGTAGGGGTCACAGGAGAGCACCTGGATTCGCAGTCCATCGGAAAGGGACCGATCGGCCGCACTACGTCTGGCGCCGTCGACCCCGGCACCCTCGATCTGGGCATGCGCGATCGAGGCGACCAGGAAGAGGCCGTTCGCCAAGGCAATGCATCGATGTCGAAAGACCATCACACACAGGGTGGGACGCGATGGGCGACCTGTCGATTCGACGCCCTAGGCCGGGCCCGGCGTCAGGACGCAGCCCTCCAACAACTTGGCGACAGCACGGCGGTGAACGCCTGAGGGAGCCGCGCCTTCCGTCGTCTGGAGATGGAGGACATCGTAGAGGCCCTCCGAGCCTGTTTCGATCACCATCTCCACCGGGGCGAGGCCGAGAAAGCCCAACCGCTGGAGCAGCCCACCCAAGAAGCCATGTTGATCGGGCCCGAACAGATCGACCCGCAGGGCGGCGCGCTCCGGATCGTCGGCCAGCGTGAAGCCCTCGATGCGCACAGGGATCCAGTCTGCCGGGGTCGGAGGGTGGAGGGCCAGCGACAAGAGATCGAGGGAGAGCGGATCTCGAATCGCCTGTTGAGAGGAGATCTCGAAACTGGCGGACCAGAGTTCCGGGTTTTCCCGGATCGCCACGCCGCTCTCGATCGTCATGCGTGCTCGCGCCAACCCGCTGCAAACGCCCTCGGCCCAGCGACGAGGCATCGGGCCCCAAAGACGCAACACGTGGAGGTCTCGCCCCTTGGGATGGATCTCGAAGCCGCGTCCGCCGCCTTCGGGAGATTGTTCCGCATCGTCGAAGACCCGAACCCACATGATCATGTCCTCCGGTGTTCCGGAGGTGCAAGGGGTATACCGCGCAGGGAGCCGTCTGCGGCTCCCGGGCCCTCTTCCCTGCTTCCTCCGCAGGCATGTGTGCCCAACTGGTAGGCTGCGCGCAGATGGAGACGACAGAAAAGGAAGAAGTGGCGAAATTGGAAGCTCAGCAACCGGGTGTGCGTGAGGCGTGCCAGCACATCCTCACCCGCGGCGACCTGGCCTCCAAGCTAACACCTGTGGCCGCGGATGGGGCCACTCTTCTCGACTCTGACGTGACGAAGGACACGTTTCCCAGCCGTCCCGTGCGGGGCGCCGGGCTGGAAATGGCGAGCGGTGCCGCAACGCTGCCCCGGCCGGGTGCACTGCGCTCGCCCCATGCCCGCGCCGTATGTCTTGCCCGCTTCGCTCACCACGAGCTCCAAGCGGTGGAGCTCTTCGCCTGGGCGCTGCTTCGCTGGCCCGAACTTCCCCAGGAGATGGCGGCGGGGTGGCTACACATCCTGGGGGACGAACAGCGCCATGCCC
It encodes the following:
- a CDS encoding outer membrane lipoprotein-sorting protein; the protein is MVKRCVILLLAATGLVGVAGAEGLPDGDEIARRINARDDGSSAQRTLEMELIDKSGHSRKRSARLLRRWFGQEKRLALFYLSPATIKDTAFLVHDFPEPERDDAQWLYLPALRKVRRIAARDRGKNFLGTDMSYEDMKNETKVSAQDYRWTTLREEACGEARCVVVEAVPVDDETARAVGYGKVTYWVDPEIWIARRAEYIDAAGRPKKSAIVGEIRQVDGIWTAHHIEVETHKNGHRTVFRISEVDYATEIDPDLFTERALRRGVR
- a CDS encoding phosphoenolpyruvate protein kinase — translated: MSEWLQLASSRGVVRRALMYAVIVGVILISINHGDALLRGELDSTRWLKMGLTVLVPYMVSTLSSVSALRGS
- a CDS encoding SH3 domain-containing protein — protein: MVFRHRCIALANGLFLVASIAHAQIEGAGVDGARRSAADRSLSDGLRIQVLSCDPYAGQRDLRVARVRIRTGEEPAELTDLQCGAFEPGTNRALFMNSVDGLGRLPAGAERIAQVIFPASPRHRECRCVIDSTVTLRERRSSRGPEWWDEETWEPPPRLHTEPEHWPPQDRRPETDFLREEIVLRPATELHHGPDGDTEVLERLTAQERVEVVSIERGWKRVRRRGGSEGWIRSDTSTPDLEAPARVGARLDELALTLLPDGTAPAALTTSCPISAADALPELVFALVPATHTVYVTNLWYALDDFQREAFHAWVHGCHEISRIVELATGAELRNATSGDGVYN